A single genomic interval of Hevea brasiliensis isolate MT/VB/25A 57/8 chromosome 4, ASM3005281v1, whole genome shotgun sequence harbors:
- the LOC110667125 gene encoding uncharacterized protein LOC110667125 isoform X2, with the protein MGEALVELEQVLRSQQGKLTPEEANVLLKCKSKAVWEFTAGVLIGGSVAWAATWKLSKFARVYLSGGAAAFFGMWRFNRAINSCLDHILDLDGSRIQRELANIFVNKHQDDPWTMKRMYRHFYSENVFDDSNSDKPILRWRYRNFFGDNVAYGQRMNDCDSQSDSHIVSHDDSDSKKAHVESKQVPMNPGADVMEDPLDSIFGSMAPVEEIHHLSASSTPARALTRCHRRSHRRHRMLHHKSVDLKPAPQQA; encoded by the exons ATGGGTGAAGCTTTAGTCGAGCTGGAACAAGTCCTCAGGTCCCAACAG GGGAAGCTGACGCCTGAAGAAGCAAATGTACTTCTAAAATGCAAATCTAAGGCTGTTTGGGAATTTACGGCAGGTGTTCTTATTGGTGGCAGCGTTGCATGGgcag CAACGTGGAAGCTAAGTAAGTTTGCTCGAGTCTACCTGTCTGGAG GAGCTGCTGCTTTTTTCGGAATGTGGAGATTTAACAGGGCCATAAATTCATGCCTTGATCATATTCTTGATCTGGATGGAAGTCGGATACAGAGGGAGTTAGCAAATAT TTTTGTGAACAAACATCAGGATGATCCCTGGACAATGAAACGTATGTATAGACATTTCTATTCAGAGAATGTGTTTGACGACTCAAACTCAGATAAGCCGATATTAAGGTGGCGTTATCGAAATTTCTTTGGGGATAATGTTGCTTATGGTCAAAGGATGAATGACTGTGACTCGCAGAGTGACTCACACATTGTCtctcatgatgattctgatagtAAAAAGGCTCATGTGGAGTCAAAACAAGTTCCT ATGAACCCTGGTGCTGATGTGATGGAAGACCCTCTAGATAGTATTTTTGGTTCCATGGCACCAGTGGAGGAGATCCATCACCTAAGCGCATCAAGCACACCTGCCAGAGCACTTACTCGTTGCCACAGAAGATCTCACCGTAGGCATCGGATGCTCCATCACAAGTCAGTAGACTTGAAACCGGCGCCACAACAAGCTTAA
- the LOC110667125 gene encoding uncharacterized protein LOC110667125 isoform X1 produces the protein MGEALVELEQVLRSQQGKLTPEEANVLLKCKSKAVWEFTAGVLIGGSVAWAAATWKLSKFARVYLSGGAAAFFGMWRFNRAINSCLDHILDLDGSRIQRELANIFVNKHQDDPWTMKRMYRHFYSENVFDDSNSDKPILRWRYRNFFGDNVAYGQRMNDCDSQSDSHIVSHDDSDSKKAHVESKQVPMNPGADVMEDPLDSIFGSMAPVEEIHHLSASSTPARALTRCHRRSHRRHRMLHHKSVDLKPAPQQA, from the exons ATGGGTGAAGCTTTAGTCGAGCTGGAACAAGTCCTCAGGTCCCAACAG GGGAAGCTGACGCCTGAAGAAGCAAATGTACTTCTAAAATGCAAATCTAAGGCTGTTTGGGAATTTACGGCAGGTGTTCTTATTGGTGGCAGCGTTGCATGGgcag CAGCAACGTGGAAGCTAAGTAAGTTTGCTCGAGTCTACCTGTCTGGAG GAGCTGCTGCTTTTTTCGGAATGTGGAGATTTAACAGGGCCATAAATTCATGCCTTGATCATATTCTTGATCTGGATGGAAGTCGGATACAGAGGGAGTTAGCAAATAT TTTTGTGAACAAACATCAGGATGATCCCTGGACAATGAAACGTATGTATAGACATTTCTATTCAGAGAATGTGTTTGACGACTCAAACTCAGATAAGCCGATATTAAGGTGGCGTTATCGAAATTTCTTTGGGGATAATGTTGCTTATGGTCAAAGGATGAATGACTGTGACTCGCAGAGTGACTCACACATTGTCtctcatgatgattctgatagtAAAAAGGCTCATGTGGAGTCAAAACAAGTTCCT ATGAACCCTGGTGCTGATGTGATGGAAGACCCTCTAGATAGTATTTTTGGTTCCATGGCACCAGTGGAGGAGATCCATCACCTAAGCGCATCAAGCACACCTGCCAGAGCACTTACTCGTTGCCACAGAAGATCTCACCGTAGGCATCGGATGCTCCATCACAAGTCAGTAGACTTGAAACCGGCGCCACAACAAGCTTAA
- the LOC110667126 gene encoding uncharacterized protein LOC110667126, which produces MKANQATASSSVRSSTTTAAMEERDSCYYPGCRKDANCNCDICLASINATLDLMPFSVQNSSLTKLSSSCPNVERTPLSFSPSILSTPISNSCPRMESPVLQSTARLNWSDKREKEKKKKKKREWGFTGTFPRLVLGLSLLFVAETGFSWGHCCVLRPAFSADKIRKIGERSRVVQDLTRRLRFMQNELKGFVADQKVSNCSHMHSIWKINQDGLLLNSRCELYKSAIEEVSIWGWPLQTAGLLKTGFSTRSFTVLSGRLTEWSDGMIGYSTRKANNSWVHKKWGGASVVQLDPSTWVLEYRRSSLLDCSRLSSAVAELFKYQMSKMMRRMNQEFWFLSALKDRYDEYTVGYHIKSPT; this is translated from the exons ATGAAAGCAAACCAAGCAACTGCATCATCCTCAGTGAGATCAAGCACCACCACGGCCGCCATGGAAGAGAGAGATAGCTGCTACTATCCCGGTTGCAGAAAAGATGCCAATTGCAATTGTGATATTTGCTTGGCCAGCATTAATGCCACCCTTGACCTCATGCCCTTTAGCGTCCAGAATTCTTCTCTCACTAAGTTATCTTCTTCATGCCCTAACGTTGAACGTACTCCTTTGTCTTTCAGTCCTTCGATTTTATCCACACCCATATCAAATTCTTGTCCCAGAATGGAGTCTCCAGTCCTCCAATCGACGGCAAGATTGAATTGGAGTGACAAGAgggagaaggagaagaagaagaagaagaagagggagTGGGGGTTTACTGGTACATTTCCGAGGTTGGTTTTGGGATTGAGCTTGCTTTTTGTAGCAGAAACGGGGTTTTCTTGGGGACATTGTTGTGTTTTAAGGCCTGCATTTTCTGCTGATAAAATAAGAAAGATTGGAGAGAGATCTCGGGTTGTGCAAGATTTGACTCGGAGGTTAAGATTCATGCAGAATGAGTTAAAGGGTTTTGTTGCTGATCAAAAGGTTTCAAACTGCAGCCATATGCACTCAATATGGAAAATCAATCAG GATGGTCTGCTCTTGAATTCGCGGTGTGAATTGTACAAATCAGCAATAGAGGAGGTGAGCATATGGGGCTGGCCTTTGCAAACTGCAGGATTGTTGAAAACAGGGTTTTCTACAAGGTCCTTTACTGTGTTATCAGGCAGACTTACAGAG TGGTCAGATGGGATGATCGGATACTCGACTAGAAAAGCCAACAATTCGTGGGTTCACAAGAAATGGGGGGGTGCCTCAGTTGTCCAATTAGATCCTAGTACGTGGGTTCTGGAGTATCGGAGGAGTTCCTTACTTGATTGCTCAAGATTGTCTTCAGCAGTAGCAGAGCTCTTCAAGTACCAAATGTCAAAAATGATGAGAAGGATGAATCAAGAGTTCTGGTTTTTATCTGCTTTGAAAGACCGATATGATGAATATACTGTGGGATACCATATCAAGAGCCCAACTTAG